A genomic region of Miscanthus floridulus cultivar M001 chromosome 3, ASM1932011v1, whole genome shotgun sequence contains the following coding sequences:
- the LOC136547578 gene encoding ABSCISIC ACID-INSENSITIVE 5-like protein 3 isoform X1, translating to MGVQTMSSHSHGDDGRRRLPRQGSVYGLTLTEVETQLGEPLRTMNLDDLLRTVLPAAPAAGPPPPPAAKKTVDEVWRDIQSAAGGVGARQPSMGEMTLEDFLSRAGVAVDAAPHWMHQYPPQQYALPRPLPLGAAAPGPALDAAYRGDRAGVFLSHSQVAGRKRGAAATVAEDGVVERTVERRQKRMIKNRESAARSRARKQAYTHELENKIARLEEENERLRKLRMLEPLEPPPEQDERLPLPQPERKQQQHHHHLRRTNSASF from the exons ATGGGAGTTCAGACAATGTCGTCCCACTCCCACGGCGACGACGGACGCCGCCGCCTCCCGCGGCAGGGCTCCGTCTACGGCCTCACGCTCACCGAGGTGGAGACGCAGCTGGGCGAGCCGCTGCGGACCATGAACCTGGACGACCTCCTGCGCACCGTGCTCCCGGCCGCACCCGCCGCgggcccgcccccgcccccggcgGCCAAGAAGACGGTGGACGAGGTGTGGCGCGACATCCAGAGCGCTGCCGGCGGCGTCGGCGCCCGGCAGCCCTCCATGGGCGAGATGACGCTCGAGGACTTCCTCTCCCGCGCCGGcgtcgccgtcgacgccgcccCGCATTGGATGCACCAGTACCCGCCGCAGCAGTACGCGCTGCCGCGGCCCCTGCCGCTCGGCGCTGCCGCCCCCGGCCCGGCTCTGGACGCCGCGTACCGCGGTGACCGGGCCGGGGTTTTCCTCTCGCACTCGCAGGTGGCCGGCCGGAAGCGCGGCGCCGCGGCGACCGTGGCCGAGGACGGCGTCGTGGAGAGGACGGTGGAGCGGCGGCAGAAGCGCATGATCAAGAACCGCGAGTCCGCGGCGAGGTCCCGGGCCAGGAAGCAG GCGTACACCCACGAGCTGGAGAACAAGATCGCCCggctggaggaggagaacgagcgTCTCAGGAAGCTCAGG ATGCTGGAACCACTGGAGCCGCCACCGGAGCAGGACGAGAGGCTGCCATTGCCGCAACCCGAGAGGAAGCAGCagcaacaccaccaccacctccggcgAACGAATTCCGCCAGTTTCTGA
- the LOC136547579 gene encoding E3 ubiquitin-protein ligase EL5-like — MTSLRAALLLLPPFSVVVAMAARCLCRVMARKLRALARSQLACLPSGGPSFPYLVSSSSVEDIKGGGGGQLPVALYSRRTTRRRCVVGEEEHEEEECVFCLSGIEEGSEVRELRCRHLFHRACLDRWVRARPVAATCPLCRGRLLASPPWEVAGYHDDDFEEEGDEEAVEEDSDMMLLMACVHSSSRWLWPS, encoded by the coding sequence ATGACGAGCCTGCGAGCAGCGCTGCTGCTTCTCCCTCCGTTCTCCGTcgtggtggccatggcggcgcggtgtCTGTGTCGCGTGATGGCGCGCAAGCTGAGGGCGCTGGCGCGGTCCCAGTTGGCGTGCCTCCCGTCCGGCGGGCCGTCGTTTCCGTACCTGGTCTCCTCGTCGTCCGTGGAGGACAtcaagggcggcggcggcggccagctgCCGGTGGCGCTTTATTCCCGGAGGACGACGCGCCGGCGCTGCGTCGTCGGCGAGGAGGAacatgaggaggaggagtgcgTGTTCTGCCTGAGCGGCATCGAGGAGGGGTCGGAGGTGAGGGAGCTCCGGTGCCGGCACCTCTTCCACCGCGCCTGCCTGGACCGCTGGGTCCGCGCGCGGCCGGTGGCGGCGACGTGCCCGCTCTGCCGCGGACGGCTCCTGGCGTCGCCGCCGTGGGAAGTGGCGGGGTACCACGACGACGACTTCGAGGAGGAGGGCGatgaggaggcggtggaggaggactCGGACATGATGCTGTTGATGGCGtgcgtgcacagcagcagcaggtggcTCTGGCCGTCGTGA
- the LOC136547578 gene encoding ABSCISIC ACID-INSENSITIVE 5-like protein 3 isoform X2: MGVQTMSSHSHGDDGRRRLPRQGSVYGLTLTEVETQLGEPLRTMNLDDLLRTVLPAAPAAGPPPPPAAKKTVDEVWRDIQSAAGGVGARQPSMGEMTLEDFLSRAGVAVDAAPHWMHQYPPQQYALPRPLPLGAAAPGPALDAAYRGDRAGVFLSHSQVAGRKRGAAATVAEDGVVERTVERRQKRMIKNRESAARSRARKQAYTHELENKIARLEEENERLRKLRVNIILSKPKKKMEPNEEHVHSLDSTIHPQFHSKSLSPNAGTTGAATGAGREAAIAATREEAAATPPPPPANEFRQFLMRRPWAGRPYMFIVKLSRASN, encoded by the exons ATGGGAGTTCAGACAATGTCGTCCCACTCCCACGGCGACGACGGACGCCGCCGCCTCCCGCGGCAGGGCTCCGTCTACGGCCTCACGCTCACCGAGGTGGAGACGCAGCTGGGCGAGCCGCTGCGGACCATGAACCTGGACGACCTCCTGCGCACCGTGCTCCCGGCCGCACCCGCCGCgggcccgcccccgcccccggcgGCCAAGAAGACGGTGGACGAGGTGTGGCGCGACATCCAGAGCGCTGCCGGCGGCGTCGGCGCCCGGCAGCCCTCCATGGGCGAGATGACGCTCGAGGACTTCCTCTCCCGCGCCGGcgtcgccgtcgacgccgcccCGCATTGGATGCACCAGTACCCGCCGCAGCAGTACGCGCTGCCGCGGCCCCTGCCGCTCGGCGCTGCCGCCCCCGGCCCGGCTCTGGACGCCGCGTACCGCGGTGACCGGGCCGGGGTTTTCCTCTCGCACTCGCAGGTGGCCGGCCGGAAGCGCGGCGCCGCGGCGACCGTGGCCGAGGACGGCGTCGTGGAGAGGACGGTGGAGCGGCGGCAGAAGCGCATGATCAAGAACCGCGAGTCCGCGGCGAGGTCCCGGGCCAGGAAGCAG GCGTACACCCACGAGCTGGAGAACAAGATCGCCCggctggaggaggagaacgagcgTCTCAGGAAGCTCAGGGTAAACATCATTCTCTCTAA accaaaaaaaaaaatggagCCCAATGAAGAGCATGTGCATTCCTTGGATAGCACCATCCATCCACAGTTCCATTCCAAGAGTTTGTCACCTA ATGCTGGAACCACTGGAGCCGCCACCGGAGCAGGACGAGAGGCTGCCATTGCCGCAACCCGAGAGGAAGCAGCagcaacaccaccaccacctccggcgAACGAATTCCGCCAGTTTCTGATGAGGAGACCATGGGCCGGGCGGCCATATATGTTCATAGTGAAGCTTTCTAGGGCGTCTAATTAA
- the LOC136547580 gene encoding uncharacterized protein: MRRFFFFGSPAANPGEGNEQPISDNRTSRHKNTDEGKDSSGSCSTRFSRSRSRRQKRSKEEPANPKQLRRSMSFSSPARNSCVDERCFSFSGDVPCSLYDESDAPHHAKDVVPDMWSPEGNPFLREFAIKTPKPHSAMENDSPRSKCCSCSAGHSPVSSPIAIQCRSTRLSNLLNKNEVLDRYIDRGHEDAMVNEKQKQSAPVTSMVSNLGRPPRPQSTVPSIPKSMKETTESYPDVDLKDGFLWRLAQEGTGDTHRMATMCSAFRRHISMSEASERESSTSVEDIYEDLQDVRLPNVVCPSTCPTLAEDETDDMLLQRAKEVESRFIIPCGDEYEFSMLRDKPLTSNDMFELIQQLTEDRKQLAHELSSEIKARVTERFAAKEQYKQTNKELETRTRRLEKEKSEVQTTLEREMDRRSDDWSIRLSRFQSEEERLHERVRELAEQNVSFQREVTFLEANKAEASMKVASLEMQNSKLNDDLEKLRNEHEKLHSSSVDLQARFAEIVEERDHIREYLKAKEVENKALHKVIARLQTACNEQERTITGLRQGCIDELDRKFVECTTSDKTRKLQMELIRLTGVEQKLRGEIRSCDLEVESLRQENIALLNRLQGAGNGASFSSIRLDQELQARVDNLQMQGLSLLDKISQLCAKLLDLMKHKRHENEYLIGNDALTFSDYTFEYQSIKGGIEGLKRSLKAINSILSEKQNAKEKSGEIAAEGSPSKDETDDFGLKLKEEAMLNRVLKEAVLSKELDIEQLQSDLASSLRIQDVMRNEIQRVQDELSCITHKAKQLELQVSKKDESINEIQQDFQESAKELAALRGTLKTVTEERDLSWQEAKQLRRNISIMQNEVVSLKKKIEALDEDILVKEGQITILQDSINKPFDIICSPRSMREFDMA; this comes from the exons ATGAGAAGATTCTTTTTCTTTGGGTCCCCTGCTGCAAACCCTGGTGAGGGAAATGAGCAACCGATCAGTGATAATAGGACTAGTAGACATAAAAATACAGATGAGGGAAAGGACAGTTCAGGTTCCTGCAGCACAAGATTCTCGAGATCCAGAAGCCGTCGTCAGAAGCGGAGCAAGGAggaaccagccaatcccaagcaACTCAGGAGGTCCATGTCGTTCTCATCCCCGGCCAGAAACAGTTGTGTGGATGAGCGATGCTTTAGCTTCTCGGGTGATGTTCCATGCTCTTTGTATGATGAATCTGATGCACCCCACCATGCCAAAGATGTCGT TCCCGATATGTGGTCGCCAGAAGGGAATCCGTTCTTGAGAGAATTTGCAATAAAGACCCCAAAACCTCATTCTGCCATGGAAAATGATTCTCCTCGTTCAAAATGCTGTTCATGCTCAGCAGGGCACTCTCCTGTTAGCTCTCCTATTGCTATACAATGCAGATCAACAAGACTTAGCAATTTATTAAACAAGAATGAAGTACTAGATCGGTACATTGATAGAGGGCATGAAGATGCAATGGTAAATGAGAAACAGAAGCAGAGCGCCCCTGTCACATCTATGGTTTCTAATTTGGGAAGGCCACCTCGACCCCAGTCTACAGTACCATCCATTCCAAAATCAATGAAAGAGACAACAGAGAGCTACCCAGATGTGGACTTAAAAGACGGCTTCCTTTGGCGACTTGCTCAAGAGGGCACAGGAGATACCCACAGGATGGCAACTATGTGCAGTGCATTTAGACGCCACATAAGCATGTCAGAAGCTTCTGAAAGAGAAAGTTCAACATCTGTTGAAGATATTTATGAAGATTTGCAAGATGTGAGACTTCCAAATGTTGTCTGCCCCTCCACTTGTCCTACTTTAG CGGAAGATGAAACCGATGACATGCTGCTTCAAAGAGCTAAAGAAGTTGAGTCAAGGTTTATTATTCCTTGTGGAGATGAATATGAATTCAGCATGCTCAGGGATAAACCATTGACCTCAAATGACATGTTTGAGTTAATCCAGCAACTGACTGAAGATAGGAAACAATTAGCACATGAATTGTCTTCAGAGATCAAGGCACGTGTTACAGAAAGGTTTGCTGCCAAAGAGCAATACAAACAAACAAATAAAGAATTGGAAACCAGAACTAGGAGGCTGGAGAAGGAGAAGAGTGAAGTACAAACTACACTGGAGAGAGAGATGGACAGAAGGTCAGACGATTGGTCTATCAGGCTATCAAGATTTCAATCTGAAGAAGAGAGACTACATGAACGGGTGAGAGAACTTGCAGAGCAGAATGTGTCATTTCAGAGAGAAGTTACTTTTCTTGAAGCAAATAAGGCTGAAGCTTCAATGAAAGTTGCAAGTTTGGAAATGCAAAACAGCAAACTAAATGACGATCTAGAGAAACTCAGAAATGAGCATGAGAAACTCCATAGTTCCTCGGTAGATTTGCAGGCTCGTTTTGCTGAGATTGTAGAGGAAAGGGACCACATCCGGGAATATTTGAAGGCCAAGGAGGTAGAGAATAAAGCATTGCACAAAGTGATTGCAAGACTACAAACAGCATGTAATGAGCAGGAAAGGACAATTACAGGCCTGAGACAAGGATGCATAGATGAATTAGATAGGAAATTTGTTGAGTGCACCACCAGTGATAAAACAAGGAAACTACAAATGGAACTTATTAGACTGACAGGGGTGGAGCAAAAGTTGAGAGGTGAAATTCGATCTTGTGATCTTGAAGTAGAATCCCTCAGACAAGAGAATATTGCACTCTTAAATCGTTTACAAGGTGCTGGAAATGGAGCAAGCTTCTCCTCGATTCGCCTTGACCAGGAGCTTCAGGCTAGAGTGGATAACCTGCAAATGCAAGGCTTGTCACTGCTTGATAAGATTAGCCAACTTTGTGCTAAATTGCTGGATCTGATGAAACACAAGAGACATGAAAATGAATATTTGATTGGCAATGATGCATTAACATTCAGTGATTACACTTTTGAGTACCAGAGCATCAAAGGAGGAATCGAAGGTCTGAAGCGAAGTTTGAAGGCAATCAATTCTATACTAAGTGAAAAGCAAAATGCTAAAGAAAAATCTGGTGAAATTGCAGCTGAAGGCAGTCCTTCCAAAGATGAAACG GATGATTTTGGACTCAAGCTGAAAGAAGAGGCTATGCTGAACCGAGTACTGAAGGAGGCAGTCTTGTCAAAGGAACTTGACATTGAACAATTGCAATCTGATCTGGCATCTTCACTTCGCATCCAAGATGTTATGAGAAACGAGATCCAGAGAGTTCAGGATGAACTTTCTTGCATAACCCACAAAGCTAAGCAGTTGGAGCTTCAG GTATCGAAGAAGGATGAGTCAATCAATGAAATCCAACAGGATTTCCAGGAATCTGCAAAGGAGCTGGCTGCTCTCCGTGGAACACTGAAAACAGTGACCGAGGAGAGGGACCTGTCGTGGCAGGAAGCAAAGCAGCTGAGAAGAAACATCAGCATAATGCAGAACGAGGTTGTGTCGCTGAAGAAGAAGATCGAAGCCCTGGACGAAGACATACTTGTCAAGGAGGGGCAGATCACGATATTGCAGGACAGCATCAACAAGCCGTTCGACATCATCTGCAGCCCAAGGTCGATGAGGGAGTTCGACATGGCCTGA
- the LOC136547581 gene encoding protein ROLLING AND ERECT LEAF 2-like: MESKLYEEVKASSAVCRRYDERCKKLRHQESRGGNQIDIDFTRASVKDLHSRVLVAVHKIGFISKKIQDVRDKYLQPQLDELIGCFTRMWGTMLECHQCQCAIIKLASRSCGLKISFQSESQHQAGFLLSVELRKLCSNFQNWMASQKAYLCSLNMWLHKCMKPLMRRKVSRIRNTVDASLTETAITPIFTTCEMWIKLLDDLPTTDLEEAIEGLIADISRSIPHKEKVPNDEAGGASHGPTDLHPSLLRFMEKLKAFSETSVEKYIDLQENVRAAKERIWIRK, from the exons ATGGAGAGCAAACTTTATGAAGAAGTTAAG GCTAGCAGCGCAGTCTGCAGGAGGTACGATGAGAGATGCAAGAAACTGAGACACCAGGAATCAAGAGGGGGAAATCAAATTGATATTGATTTTACCCGTGCTTCTGTGAAGGACTTGCATTCCAGAGTTCTAGTGGCTGTTCACAAAATAGGCTTCATTTCTAAGAAAATACAAGACGTAAGGGATAAATATCTTCAACCACAGCTGGATGAACTAATTGGATG TTTCACTAGGATGTGGGGTACAATGCTTGAGTGCCATCAGTGCCAATGTGCGATAatcaagttagcatccagaagcTGCGGCCTGAAAATATCATTTCAGTCAGAATCTCAACACCAGGCTGGGTTTCTCCTCTCGGTTGAGCTGAGAAAACTATGTTCCAACTTCCAGAACTGGATGGCATCCCAAAAGGCGTACCTCTGCAGCCTAAACATGTGGTTACACAAATGCATGAAAcccctgatgaggaggaaggttTCCAGGATCCGGAACACCGTTGATGCTTCGCTAACGGAGACTGCTATCACGCCAATCTTCACAACCTGCGAAATGTGGATAAAGCTTCTCGATGATTTACCAACCACGGACTTAGAAGAAGCCATCGAAGGTCTCATTGCAGACATAAGCCGCTCCATTCCTCACAAAGAGAAGGTGCCAAATGACGAAGCAGGGGGAGCAAGTCATGGCCCGACTGATCTGCACCCGAGTCTGTTGAGATTCATGGAGAAGCTCAAAGCCTTCTCAGAAACCTCAGTTGAGAAGTATATCGATCTGCAGGAAAACGTCAGGGCCGCAAAGGAGAGGATTTGGATAAGAAAATAA
- the LOC136547582 gene encoding calmodulin-binding protein 25-like has product MDAISCLAPPPAALLATSYTDAAIARALHFSTTTTMSPDSSASASSSSSSLSHHHHSPLLSALTDLPSPYYVPPPVPPHAVAATCCDSVLVSDSPRRRSSPPAGARAGKRRSRASKRAPTTYISTDPANFRLVVQQITGVQADASSAGDDVSGVEVMMLQMQATATLDAAALLGAAAAGNPQLLPAGDEASALRQHQLQQQQPCFPTLDSWNVMYETNSAEML; this is encoded by the coding sequence ATGGACGCCATCTCCTGcctggcgccgccgccggccgcgctGCTGGCGACCTCCTACACGGACGCCGCCATCGCGCGGGCGCTCcacttctccaccaccaccaccatgtcgCCCgactcctccgcctccgcctcctcctcttcctcctccctctcccaccaccaccactcGCCCCTGCTCAGCGCCCTCACCGACCTCCCGTCGCCCTACTACGTTCCGCCTCCGGTGCCACCGCACGCCGTCGCCGCCACCTGCTGCGACTCCGTGCTGGTGTCCGactcgccgcgccgccgctcctCGCCGCCGGCGGGAGCGCGCGCGGGGAAGCGCCGGTCGCGGGCGTCCAAGCGCGCGCCCACCACCTACATCAGCACCGACCCCGCCAACTTCCGCCTCGTGGTGCAGCAGATCACCGGCGTGCAGGCGGACGCGTCGTCGGCCGGCGATGACGTGTCCGGAGTGGAGGTGATGATGCTCCAGATGCAGGCGACCGCGACGCTCGACGCGGCCGCGCTgctgggcgccgccgccgccgggaacCCGCAGCTGCTGCCGGCGGGCGACGAGGCGTCGGCGCTTCGTCAGCAccagctccagcagcagcagccgtgcTTCCCCACGCTGGACTCGTGGAACGTCATGTACGAGACCAACAGCGCGGAGATGCTGTGA
- the LOC136544716 gene encoding uncharacterized protein yields the protein MGVAPSKFEDDKVLVLCQERKHFVREALDGRCALAASHRAYILSLRETASLLRKCFEPEVLKESIPNVSPPLLPVNHMSAGRNSMTAPAKVTAQSSFPAAREVSQNFENADGLRSLREEGIPEHSEGDDDFAELEDNFDNPSTETRAPMFKNWNDVLVDNTHSPAQHASENIASQSTNSCSDNSKNKRTVIGMSKKPSTDLGNVVKDLNTCMKEIEILFFWACNSGKEVPRILEEDKIQFRPLLPEEIG from the coding sequence ATGGGGGTGGCACCTTCTAAGTTTGAAGATGACAAGGTCCTTGTGCTATGCCAGGAGAGGAAGCATTTTGTTAGAGAAGCGTTAGATGGAAGATGTGCACTTGCAGCTTCTCACCGCGCTTATATTCTGTCGCTGAGAGAAACCGCTTCTCTTCTGAGGAAATGTTTTGAACCTGAAGTGCTGAAAGAGTCAATCCCAAATGTTTCGCCACCTCTTTTGCCTGTCAATCATATGAGTGCTGGGAGGAACTCCATGACAGCACCTGCAAAAGTAACCGCTCAATCTTCATTCCCTGCTGCTAGAGAGGTCAGTCAGAATTTTGAAAATGCTGATGGTTTAAGGAGCCTCCGAGAGGAAGGGATCCCTGAGCACAGTGAGGGAGATGATGATTTTGCAGAGCTAGAAGATAACTTTGACAATCCATCCACTGAAACTAGGGCGCCCATGTTCAAGAACTGGAATGATGTGCTTGTTGATAATACTCACTCACCTGCACAACACGCTTCAGAAAATATTGCTTCACAAAGTACTAATTCTTGTAGTGACAACTCCAAAAATAAGAGGACAGTGATTGGGATGTCGAAGAAACCTTCCACTGACTTAGGTAACGTGGTAAAAGATTTAAATACATGCATGAAAGAGATTGAGATATTATTCTTTTGGGCATGCAATTCTGGAAAAGAAGTCCCAAGAATTCTTGAGGAAGATAAAATCCAGTTCCGCCCTCTACTACCTGAAGAAATAGGTTAG